A part of Alkalidesulfovibrio alkalitolerans DSM 16529 genomic DNA contains:
- a CDS encoding 2-oxoacid:acceptor oxidoreductase family protein: MYQDAIIAGFGGQGVLLIGNLLAYAGMHAGLNVTYIPVYGPEMRGGTANCTVVLSDDDIGSPIIHSPVSTIILNRPSLDKFQPRLKDGGLQVVNTSLIDPALIEKDRVRTVALPCNDIANELGNPRLVNMVALGAYVAATGCIPLNSVEESLPSVISAHYSHLIPKNAAALRAGAERAAA, encoded by the coding sequence GAAATCTGCTGGCCTACGCAGGCATGCACGCCGGGCTCAACGTGACCTACATCCCGGTCTACGGGCCGGAGATGCGCGGCGGCACGGCCAACTGCACCGTGGTCCTCTCCGACGACGACATCGGCTCGCCCATCATCCATTCGCCCGTGAGCACCATCATCCTCAACCGTCCCTCGCTGGACAAGTTCCAGCCCCGACTCAAGGACGGCGGATTGCAGGTCGTGAACACCTCGCTGATCGACCCGGCGCTGATCGAGAAGGACCGTGTGCGCACCGTCGCCCTGCCCTGCAACGACATCGCCAACGAGCTGGGCAACCCCAGGCTCGTGAACATGGTCGCACTCGGGGCTTACGTGGCGGCCACGGGCTGCATCCCGCTCAACTCGGTGGAAGAAAGCCTGCCGAGCGTGATTTCAGCCCACTACAGCCACCTGATACCCAAGAATGCAGCCGCGCTGAGGGCGGGCGCCGAGCGCGCCGCCGCTTGA
- the aroE gene encoding shikimate dehydrogenase — MLKNFLVFEKICGIIGHPLGHTMSPTLHNAMFQHMGLPFAYVALPTPPDKLIEVVAAVRALPVHGLSVTIPHKEPVISLCDEVSLRAQRIGAVNTLYWRDGGLHGENTDIIGFCAPLGELGRSIRSALVLGAGGVARAAIAGLQDMDVANVAVSNRDVTRAQGLADEFGCTAVMWDVRGEVDADIVINATPLGMKGEFERNSPYDASWFKSGMLAYDLVYNPQQTLFLRQAQAAGCTIVDGLAMFLGQAAEQFRLWTGREMDVEFGRSVCLRALRDF; from the coding sequence ATGTTAAAAAATTTTTTAGTTTTTGAAAAAATCTGCGGAATCATCGGCCATCCCCTCGGCCACACCATGAGCCCGACGCTGCACAACGCCATGTTCCAGCACATGGGGCTACCGTTCGCCTACGTTGCCCTGCCTACGCCCCCGGACAAATTGATAGAAGTCGTCGCGGCGGTACGTGCGTTGCCCGTACATGGCCTGAGCGTGACCATACCGCACAAGGAGCCGGTTATAAGCCTGTGCGACGAGGTATCCTTGCGAGCGCAGCGCATTGGGGCGGTAAACACGTTGTATTGGCGCGACGGAGGGCTCCACGGGGAAAATACCGACATCATAGGATTTTGCGCCCCTCTCGGAGAACTCGGACGGAGCATCCGCAGCGCATTGGTGCTCGGTGCCGGAGGCGTGGCACGCGCGGCCATCGCCGGACTTCAGGACATGGACGTGGCGAACGTGGCCGTGAGCAACAGGGACGTCACGCGCGCGCAAGGTCTGGCCGACGAGTTCGGCTGCACGGCCGTGATGTGGGACGTACGTGGTGAAGTGGACGCGGATATCGTGATCAACGCGACTCCTCTAGGCATGAAAGGCGAATTCGAACGCAACAGCCCCTATGACGCGTCGTGGTTCAAAAGCGGAATGCTCGCCTACGATCTGGTCTACAATCCCCAGCAGACGCTATTTCTGCGCCAGGCCCAGGCGGCCGGATGCACCATCGTTGACGGGTTGGCCATGTTTCTCGGCCAAGCTGCCGAGCAGTTCCGGCTTTGGACCGGCCGCGAGATGGACGTAGAGTTCGGCAGGAGCGTCTGTCTGCGAGCCTTGCGGGATTTCTGA